From Roseibium alexandrii DFL-11, the proteins below share one genomic window:
- a CDS encoding heparinase II/III family protein, producing the protein MSNATLSERGRIWGLVALYIWQRTRKWMHGGPISRLQPFSSVPERLLIAPQDLRTADATNAADIYGGRFLFSGHLVETQGRSPFELQAVHEDWQRELHAFGWLRDLRAADSQIARQNARALAEDWIKYCGRWHPIGWEAPIVTRRILTWLAHSPFILQDGDHSFYRIFIKSLARQVQYLRQTINETEDGVERLHAALAIASACISMAGQGRFARQSIRRLDQELSRQILPDGGHISRNPRALIDILADLLPVRQAFVAQGLEVPAAMVQSVDRMMPLMKFFRHGDGALAHFNGMGSTPSDLVATILAYDDARGAPPTNAPHSGYQRLSGGSSVVLVDTGPAPDIALSGNAHAGCLSFEFSTGAHRMVVNCGVSSKSNPVWRKVSRSTAAHSTASIDDTSSCRFLSEKPFGHLLGAPILSGPRVIDISREDDAAGCRVIASHDGYAADFNVLHQRDLRLSADGTVLDGIDTFQAVSSLDPDMLYTIRFHLHPAIKASLIRAGSALLLVCRDGEAWEFEAPGIEIALEESIYLSDVYGHRRSEQIVIAGPLEAAPSVGWQFRRTATAKLSRRGTSDFDETEELPLEDPPVDTSEDAAAAADDTPLD; encoded by the coding sequence GTGAGCAATGCCACCCTCTCGGAGCGCGGGCGCATTTGGGGCCTGGTGGCGCTGTACATCTGGCAACGGACCCGGAAATGGATGCATGGCGGACCAATCTCCCGCTTGCAGCCATTTTCATCTGTGCCCGAGCGCTTGCTAATTGCCCCGCAGGATCTCAGAACGGCCGATGCAACAAACGCGGCCGACATCTACGGCGGACGATTTTTATTCTCAGGTCATCTCGTTGAGACACAAGGCCGGTCTCCGTTCGAGCTTCAGGCGGTGCACGAAGACTGGCAACGCGAACTTCACGCCTTTGGATGGCTGAGGGATCTGCGGGCTGCCGACAGCCAGATCGCGCGGCAGAATGCCCGTGCTCTGGCAGAGGACTGGATCAAATACTGTGGCCGCTGGCATCCGATCGGGTGGGAAGCGCCGATCGTCACACGGCGCATTTTGACGTGGCTGGCGCACTCTCCGTTCATTCTCCAGGACGGCGATCACAGTTTCTACCGGATCTTCATCAAGTCTCTGGCGCGCCAGGTCCAGTATCTCCGGCAGACGATCAATGAGACCGAAGATGGGGTAGAGCGGCTTCATGCAGCGCTCGCCATTGCGTCAGCCTGTATTTCCATGGCGGGGCAGGGCAGGTTTGCGCGTCAAAGCATTCGCCGGCTTGATCAAGAACTGTCTCGTCAGATCCTGCCAGACGGCGGGCATATCTCAAGAAATCCGCGGGCGTTGATTGACATCCTCGCTGACCTCCTGCCCGTGCGTCAGGCCTTTGTGGCGCAGGGGCTTGAAGTCCCGGCGGCCATGGTTCAGTCGGTAGACCGAATGATGCCGCTGATGAAGTTCTTCCGCCATGGCGACGGAGCGCTTGCCCACTTTAACGGCATGGGCTCCACACCCAGCGACCTCGTCGCAACAATTCTGGCTTACGACGATGCCCGGGGAGCGCCGCCCACCAATGCACCGCATTCGGGATACCAGCGCTTGAGCGGAGGATCATCGGTCGTCTTGGTCGACACGGGTCCTGCGCCGGACATTGCCTTGTCCGGGAACGCCCACGCCGGCTGCTTGTCCTTCGAGTTCTCTACCGGTGCCCATCGGATGGTGGTCAATTGCGGGGTTTCGTCAAAATCGAACCCGGTCTGGCGTAAAGTGAGCCGATCCACCGCCGCCCACTCGACCGCGTCGATTGACGATACCTCCTCTTGCCGGTTTCTTTCGGAAAAGCCGTTCGGCCATTTGCTCGGCGCGCCGATCCTGTCCGGGCCGCGCGTGATCGACATTTCCAGGGAAGATGACGCTGCGGGCTGCCGTGTGATTGCCTCTCACGACGGCTATGCGGCGGATTTCAATGTTCTGCATCAACGGGATTTGCGGCTGTCGGCCGACGGAACGGTTCTCGATGGCATCGATACGTTCCAGGCCGTCAGCTCTTTAGATCCGGATATGCTTTATACCATCCGCTTCCATCTTCATCCGGCGATTAAGGCATCTTTGATCCGGGCCGGGTCTGCCTTGTTGCTGGTATGCCGTGACGGCGAAGCGTGGGAGTTCGAGGCGCCCGGTATCGAGATTGCTTTGGAAGAAAGCATCTATCTTTCAGATGTTTATGGTCACAGGAGATCTGAGCAGATTGTTATCGCCGGTCCGTTGGAGGCAGCGCCCTCTGTCGGGTGGCAATTCCGGCGGACGGCCACGGCTAAACTGAGCCGGCGCGGAACCAGCGATTTCGATGAGACGGAAGAACTGCCACTCGAAGATCCGCCAGTGGATACAAGCGAAGACGCTGCGGCCGCAGCAGACGATACGCCTTTGGACTGA
- the purH gene encoding bifunctional phosphoribosylaminoimidazolecarboxamide formyltransferase/IMP cyclohydrolase, with amino-acid sequence MAIVSKAVPVPEFVRVKRALLSVFDKTGLVDFAKALADRGVELVSTGGSYKALKDAGLTVLDISEVTNFPEIMDGRVKTLHPGVHGGLLSIRDDEDHQKAMADHGITGIDLFCGNLYPFEEVVASGADYATGIENIDIGGPAMTRAAAKNHAYVTVVTDPADYNSVIDALDVNGGKVPLDLRKKLALKAFARTAAYDAAVSNWMADQLNEATPAHRAIGGALSEVMRYGENPHQTAGFYKTGEKRPGVATATQLQGKTLSYNNINDTDAAFELVSEFDPARTSAVAIIKHANPCGVAEGASLRNAYEKALRCDPVSAFGGIVALNQKLDAAAAEEIVKIFTEVIIAPDADEAAREIIGSKKNLRLLVTGGLADARAKGLFVKSVAGGLLVQSRDNGVVDDLDLKVVTKRAPSDQEMQDLRFAFRVAKHVKSNAIVYAKDGATVGVGAGQMSRVDSARIAARKALDATEAAGLSEPLTKGCVVASDAFFPFADGLLSAAEAGATAVIQPGGSMRDDDVIKAADEAGLAMVMTGMRHFRH; translated from the coding sequence ATGGCCATTGTGTCCAAAGCCGTACCCGTTCCAGAATTCGTCCGTGTCAAACGTGCCCTTTTGTCAGTCTTTGACAAAACCGGCCTTGTCGACTTCGCAAAGGCGTTGGCGGACCGCGGCGTTGAGCTTGTGTCGACAGGCGGATCCTACAAGGCTTTGAAAGACGCCGGACTAACCGTTCTTGATATCTCTGAAGTTACCAATTTCCCGGAAATCATGGATGGCCGCGTAAAAACGCTCCACCCAGGTGTGCATGGTGGTCTCTTGTCGATCCGCGATGACGAAGATCATCAAAAGGCGATGGCCGATCATGGCATCACCGGCATCGATCTTTTTTGCGGCAATCTTTATCCCTTTGAAGAGGTTGTTGCGTCCGGTGCCGACTATGCAACGGGTATTGAAAACATCGATATTGGCGGGCCAGCCATGACGCGTGCAGCGGCCAAGAACCATGCCTATGTCACCGTGGTCACAGACCCGGCCGACTACAATTCTGTCATTGACGCGCTGGATGTGAATGGCGGCAAGGTCCCGTTGGACTTGCGGAAGAAATTGGCGCTAAAGGCGTTTGCGCGCACGGCTGCCTATGATGCAGCAGTGTCGAACTGGATGGCAGATCAACTGAATGAGGCAACACCGGCCCACAGGGCTATCGGCGGCGCGCTCTCAGAAGTTATGCGTTACGGCGAGAACCCGCACCAAACAGCTGGCTTCTATAAAACGGGCGAAAAGCGGCCGGGCGTGGCAACCGCGACGCAGTTGCAGGGCAAGACCCTCTCCTACAACAACATCAACGACACCGATGCGGCTTTTGAACTGGTCAGCGAGTTCGATCCGGCCCGCACGAGCGCAGTTGCGATCATCAAGCACGCCAATCCTTGCGGTGTTGCGGAAGGCGCAAGCCTTCGGAATGCTTATGAAAAGGCCCTGCGCTGTGATCCGGTATCAGCGTTCGGCGGCATCGTTGCCCTGAACCAAAAACTGGATGCGGCAGCGGCTGAAGAGATCGTCAAGATTTTTACCGAAGTCATTATCGCACCCGATGCCGATGAAGCGGCCCGCGAAATCATTGGCTCGAAGAAAAATCTTCGGCTCCTGGTCACCGGTGGACTTGCCGACGCCCGGGCCAAGGGACTGTTCGTCAAATCCGTGGCTGGTGGTCTGCTGGTCCAATCACGTGACAACGGTGTTGTCGATGATCTCGATCTGAAAGTCGTGACCAAGCGGGCGCCAAGCGATCAAGAAATGCAGGATCTCAGGTTCGCCTTCCGGGTTGCCAAGCACGTCAAGTCCAATGCAATCGTCTATGCCAAGGATGGCGCAACGGTGGGCGTTGGAGCCGGTCAGATGAGCCGGGTGGATTCAGCGCGGATTGCCGCCCGCAAGGCCTTGGATGCGACGGAAGCTGCCGGATTGTCCGAGCCACTTACTAAGGGCTGCGTTGTTGCGTCGGACGCGTTTTTCCCGTTCGCCGACGGATTGCTGTCTGCCGCCGAAGCGGGTGCAACTGCAGTCATCCAGCCGGGTGGTTCCATGCGAGATGATGATGTGATCAAGGCAGCCGATGAGGCTGGTCTTGCGATGGTCATGACCGGCATGCGGCACTTCCGGCACTGA
- a CDS encoding methyl-accepting chemotaxis protein: MFKNAKVTTKLVGVSVATLALALVGGIGVIGWQASQMTQSLAVAQADAVAEDQAELVQRTMENGLVTAQSLAAALTGLKSTGNQDRNQWMAIVEETLHKNVDFSGTWGAIPFDGLDGKDAEYVSAEKHDESGMWRPYFFRLADGKLGYRPMGDLEMDQPGKSLWFNVPFETGKDYVTEPYSWEADGKTVTGVSFGIPVKEGSKVIGVAGGDIMLTPLSGALGEQNPLGTGSVHLISQNGSWIAHPDGALLGKEWSEGRSETDLEVKDELLTAVQNGESYVYEGYSNTLGTNVLRIVKPVSIGRTDAKMAVVVNVPFSTLNAASTQIMTMIAVVGLVLLFVVATSIYIVGTNIVRRPLERAVGSIQALIDRRYEEPIHDTDRQDEIGEISKALEVFRDKAQQAEALATEQEETQRQQLARAEKISEISQDFDRKITELTATVMAQVEDLNGASVTLTAGADDTSEKSTTVAAASEEASSNVETVASAAEELMASVGEISRQMTQSTEIASHAVDQAQATNSKIEGLAEAAHRISEVLKLITDIAEQTNLLALNATIEAARAGEAGRGFAVVAAEVKELATQTAKATEEISTQIQSVQAETAGSVDAIKGISETIEKMNEISSSIQYSVEQQGMATEEIARNIQEASNGTQEVAQNIVKVAASADDTGNTARQVSKSANVLQSEAVRLKQEVENFLEGVRDVA, encoded by the coding sequence GTGTTTAAAAATGCGAAGGTCACTACAAAACTCGTAGGCGTTAGTGTTGCAACGCTTGCTTTGGCCTTGGTCGGTGGGATCGGGGTCATCGGCTGGCAAGCCTCACAGATGACGCAATCTCTTGCAGTCGCGCAGGCAGATGCCGTTGCTGAGGATCAAGCGGAACTGGTCCAGCGGACCATGGAGAATGGCCTTGTCACCGCTCAATCGCTTGCTGCTGCCCTGACAGGCCTCAAAAGCACAGGAAATCAGGATCGCAATCAATGGATGGCGATTGTTGAAGAGACGCTGCACAAGAACGTCGACTTCTCTGGCACCTGGGGCGCCATTCCATTCGATGGGCTGGACGGTAAAGACGCTGAGTATGTCAGTGCTGAAAAGCACGACGAGAGCGGCATGTGGCGGCCATATTTCTTCAGGCTCGCTGACGGCAAGCTCGGGTACCGCCCGATGGGTGATCTGGAAATGGATCAGCCCGGCAAAAGTCTTTGGTTCAATGTGCCTTTTGAGACCGGTAAAGACTACGTGACCGAGCCTTATAGCTGGGAAGCTGACGGAAAGACCGTTACCGGCGTGTCGTTTGGTATTCCGGTGAAAGAAGGCTCCAAGGTCATTGGTGTCGCGGGCGGTGACATTATGCTGACACCGCTGTCAGGGGCCCTGGGTGAACAGAACCCGCTTGGTACCGGGTCGGTACACCTGATTTCCCAAAACGGATCCTGGATCGCACATCCGGACGGGGCGCTTTTGGGTAAGGAATGGAGCGAAGGACGGTCTGAGACCGATCTGGAGGTCAAAGATGAGTTGCTTACAGCCGTCCAGAACGGCGAAAGCTATGTTTACGAAGGTTACTCCAACACTCTCGGAACGAACGTTTTGCGGATCGTCAAACCAGTTAGCATTGGCCGGACAGACGCTAAAATGGCAGTTGTTGTCAACGTACCGTTTTCGACCCTGAATGCGGCTTCGACCCAGATCATGACCATGATTGCAGTGGTCGGCCTTGTTTTGTTGTTTGTCGTGGCAACCTCGATCTACATCGTGGGTACGAATATCGTCCGCCGTCCGCTGGAACGCGCTGTTGGCAGCATTCAGGCCTTGATTGACCGCCGCTATGAAGAGCCGATCCACGACACGGATCGCCAGGATGAAATTGGCGAGATCAGCAAGGCTCTGGAAGTCTTCCGTGACAAGGCGCAGCAGGCGGAGGCCTTAGCGACCGAGCAGGAAGAAACCCAGCGCCAGCAGCTTGCGCGGGCAGAAAAGATCAGCGAGATTTCTCAGGATTTCGACCGGAAGATCACAGAATTGACTGCGACAGTGATGGCGCAGGTCGAGGATCTGAACGGCGCGTCTGTTACCCTGACGGCGGGTGCAGATGACACCAGTGAGAAGAGTACGACGGTTGCCGCGGCTTCCGAAGAGGCGTCTTCGAACGTGGAAACTGTTGCATCTGCTGCTGAGGAGCTCATGGCATCGGTTGGGGAAATCTCCCGTCAGATGACACAATCAACGGAAATTGCGTCTCATGCCGTGGATCAGGCGCAGGCAACCAATTCCAAGATTGAAGGTTTGGCAGAAGCGGCTCATCGCATCAGTGAAGTGCTCAAGCTAATCACAGATATTGCAGAGCAGACCAACCTACTGGCATTGAATGCAACGATTGAAGCCGCACGGGCCGGAGAAGCCGGCAGGGGTTTTGCGGTTGTTGCTGCCGAGGTCAAGGAGTTGGCGACGCAGACGGCGAAGGCAACAGAAGAGATTTCGACACAAATCCAATCCGTTCAGGCAGAAACTGCAGGATCGGTCGATGCCATCAAGGGTATCTCGGAAACGATCGAAAAGATGAACGAAATTTCGTCCAGCATCCAGTACTCAGTGGAACAGCAAGGCATGGCCACTGAAGAAATCGCACGTAATATCCAGGAGGCCTCCAACGGCACGCAGGAAGTTGCGCAGAACATCGTCAAGGTCGCGGCATCCGCTGACGACACCGGCAACACGGCCCGTCAGGTCAGTAAGTCGGCCAACGTGTTGCAGAGCGAGGCCGTCCGCTTGAAACAGGAAGTCGAAAACTTCCTTGAAGGGGTTCGTGACGTGGCTTAG